The Poecilia reticulata strain Guanapo linkage group LG1, Guppy_female_1.0+MT, whole genome shotgun sequence DNA window ACGAAACATCAGTTCTTCCTGATCTAGACGATCTAGATCTATCAAGATCACTGTGAACCAGATCAGATTCCAGATGTTCATCTGAACAGGGGCCTCCTGAAGGTTCATATTTCTGCATCAGCTAGCTTGCTACTGGTTACCAGTTTGTTACTGGTTACTGCTTGATTCTGTTCAGGTCaggaacagaaagaaacatcGTCCGTTTGGAGCCTCAGCTGGTCCAGGGGTCCGTTAGGAGCCTCAGCTGGTCCAGGGGTCCGTTTGGAGCCTCAGCTGGTCCAGGGGTCCGTTAGGAGCCTCAGCTGGTCCAGGGGTCCGTTTGGAGCCTCAGCTGGTCCAGGGGTCCGTTTGGAGCCTCAGCTGGTCCAGGGGTCCGTTAGGAGCCTCAGCTGGTCCAGGGGTCCGTTTGGACCCTCAGCTGGTCCAGGGGTCAGACCCTGAACGCGGTGCTTCGGGTCGGACTTTTGGATCTCGACTGTAGAATCTGATTCTTTGGTTTTGACctttatttgagtctggagtcGTTTAGAAACAGTTGAAgacatttgtgaacaaaatgtcttcagacgtttctttaaaataagtttttctgACCAATCTGCGTACTGGACTCGCCAGTCTCAGTTAGAGGTCACAGAGGTCACTTTAAAGGCTAATGGCAGCCAGTGGACATGAAgttctgacttcctgttttgcgTCGGCGTCCTGGACCGTTTCTAGACTctagaaaaccagaaaaattGAACTGCCGCCTGAATCGGTTAATCCAATTGAAAGTAATTTTCCAAATGGAAGGCCCAATTTGTGCCCACAGAGAAAAGAGTCGAAGCCGAGGATGATGGGTGGCGTCTTCCTTTCCTAATGTGAGCCTCCCTGTTTCCAGTAGCAGCAGCCAGGCTGTCATGAGTTTAAGGCTTATTGACGAGAGAAGGGATGGATGGGAAGAGCAATCTGGCCAAAGACTCGTCTCAAACTTTGGGCAGCTTTGGAGAACCGCAGGCTTCAGTTTTGAGGCGGTTCTCATACTTCCAGACGGTAAAATCATGATGAAAAAATAACTAACACAAGTCTGTATTAGAAGAattaataaatttattaaaagctTTCCAGGAGAGAACAAACTACAGCACAAGAGTCGTCTGTCAGGCTCTAGCTAACGATGTCCTCGTTAGCTAACGGCTGATTGATCTTTCTAGCTTCTGCTCAGCAGATGACAGCAGGTTGAGAAGCTTGATTGAACTACAGACGTGAAGATTTGATTGTTTTGCACCGATAGTCTTCAACATCAAACACATTAAACCTTTTCCTTAGTAGTCAAATGTCCAGAACATGTTAATCTGGTCAAAGCTGAGCCAGACCCGGTCAGGGTCAGGAAATTAAAACGTAGATGATCTTTAGCATCAAGGATCTTCCTGCTGTTCTGATGCTGTGCAGGTTTATGAGAGCAGCTGACCAGCCTGacgacagcagcagcacatcACAGAAACCAGTCAGCAGCTCCACTGTGACGACATGCAGCCATAATTATCCATGAATCCTGATCAATCAATCACACATTGTTTCACAGATCTgaggttaaatgttttatctgctAACAGTTTGCAAATTTAGCTGAAATGCATTTAGTTTGAGATTTGTTTGCATCCTTTGCGGAGTTTTAATAACTACTAATGAAGCTGTTAATTGgtctgagcatgctcagtagCGAGTGGAGAAGCCCTGGACCTCCAGTTTAGAAATGTCTCTCTCATTGGAGAAAACGGCTCGGTCAATCCGAGAACTCGGACTGCCGACGTTCTTCAACCAAAGTTtcctgcaaaacacaaagaggaagagaaggtgATTCTCTGCACTGCTTCAGAAACTAACGCTTTGGAAAAACGTCTGAAGGTTTGGCTGAAatatcacacagaaaaactttaatctgaAGTTCTGAAAGTCTATTTAAAAATGGGAAACGGTCTTTACTTGATGCGGTCCAGAGTTTCACTCCATTCATTCACACGTTGTCCCTCCCCCTAAGGGTCAGGGGTCTAAATGGCCGTTTTGGTCTAATTCTGAATTGACCCTTATATTTCCaccataaaaactattttcatttccttgtttggtatcattattttcagcacaacctAAGCTTCAtgattttacagtgtttgttccattttgacaaaatgcattATCCCACTGGATGagaaaaaatcacaaaaacagaatttgaaaaatatatatatatatttgtactataaaattcacaaaaatattgataaaatcgTTTTTACagcctaaaataaaattttcttttgtaaattttaagAACTTCTGTACAAACATAGCCAAAAACTAATTAGTATACATATTTTTACGGCACATTGCGGGGAATTTTCCAGGCGCTGTTTTTTTACGATTTCCACGTTGTCTGCATTGAAGTCTGCCCGGTTACGAGTCACACAAAAAGGCCGAAaatgctttctgattggttgcttcagaTATGTGGTACATTTGAGGACATCGGAAAAATGGACTTCATGTTGCAATCATTCACTTATTGATCATAAAACATCACTTATTGCAATACACCTGCACACCAATAGGGGGCGCAAACACAATAGaacatatttctggttttatttggaagtaaataaaacaaaatcaatataaaatcGCTACTTTCATAAATATAGAAGTCTCTAATGTCCGACAGAATTGAACTCAACGCTTCTCATGCggcctttttaaaatgtttggatagCTGAGGGTTAATGGACGCCAGGGTCACAGCGGGGCCCCCCGGCCAACAAGGGCCAATTCTCCATTTTTTACTATGGAGACTATTTGgttacaatatatttttaatttattcttcaaTTTGTAGCACAGTGTCTGAAAAGTCAACAGCTTTGTTGTTGCCAGCCTGTAGTGTATATCTTGACAAGccgtgtcacttcctgtttcctcacTTCCTCATCAGACTGAAAGGCGTTTGGACTGGCAAACATTTCTACAGTCAGTGGTGAGTTTATGATGGTCACTCGTTAGTAAAACCTCTTATTGATTGAACCAATTTTATAGTCACTTTCCAAACGCTCCTCTTTGCTAGCAGCTATGGAGCTAAATCTGTTAGCCACCGGAGGCCATCATAAAAAGCTTTGGACCCATTTTGAAAACCGAGGTCAGATTATTTGAATGGTTTCATTCATGTGGGGTTCGGGATTCACGCTGTGAAGAAAAACCTGCTGGTAGGAGCTGTGGACTGAATTATGGATCTGATGCAGTTATTCACTctcatttttaagctttttttctttatgcagATTTGTTTGCATAAGCATTTGTATTAATTGCTTTAGCTCctgatttaaatataattgttttcctctttaattctTGGCTTGTGGTCAGTAGCATCCAGTGAGGCTTCGGGTTCTTCCTGAATTACATTTTGAGACTAAACTATCaaatttaatgaagaaaatcaGTAGTTTAGTCACTGTGTCATGACGAGAGACAACATGGTAGCTCAGTCATCTGTCCCAACGTCTGCATACATGATATTACACATTTTATGCTCTTTACAGGATGAATGCTGTTGGTCCACATGGATGTTACTCGTCACTTTTTAACCAAGTCAGTTTGCAGGGCGATTGTAATCAGATGGTCCTTTAGCACAGCAGCAGCCTGTAGCTGTCTGGCTGCTTCATCCGTCTGCAGGATGGAGAGATTCAGAGGTTGGAACCCGTCTGTTCCTGAACATGTCTTCATCAAACTCTGGCTCCAAACGACACACCCTGTTCTGACCCATCTGGACCCAGAGGCTTGAAAGTTAAAGGACTTTTAATGTTAAACATGGTTGATAAATTCTTGGTTGAATTCAACTAATTTAAAGTCTGACGGGCAGAAGATGCACCAGACTTTTTCATTGTCATTTTCACTGAAATATCCCATCGTAATCAAAATTTACctgtcaatttttaaaatgcattgagTTCATTGTGTAGACCAGAGGTTATACTCccatttttatgcttctttattttagtgacctttgtgatgttttctgtgcataaagttgaaactgtctgcacCAAGTGGTCAGGTGTGTATAATCAGTCAAAATGATGGATGGCCTTCAGAGTTTTCCGTTTGCACTCCGGAGTttctaaaccagtggtccccaaactacggcccgcctccacatttggtccggccccctgaacaataccagagagcattcagatttttttcatatattgtattttccggtttatatgtggatttttcttcaaccaccagggggctctttagcaggaagtgtgtcctgtaaactgggtgttttgttttgcatggcgcattgctgccatctgttggacttttagggaactactggacttttatgttatgtaatcagtacggttgtttgctagcagtagagcagatgaacagtGTTTgatatgaacgccgcattcagGTCgaagcagcttatacttcaaaacgagcctttatgttaacatatgaggaattcatatgttaaagttactttccctcaatggaattgatactagtcagtcccagtgactgtttcactaacggtttttacccatgtgctttctgagtaaaaatcaatcgagattggcgctcgccatcgtgccccacctcctggcctggctccagagtggggccccggtgacccgcgtccgggcgagggaacgccagatccaaagtttgTGTCCATCATAAGGGTCTTTGGGCTGCGCTtcgtctggttcctcacctaggacctgtctgccttgggtgaccccaCCAGGGGCAGGAAGCCCCAGACAGCagagctcctaggatcattgggacagtCAAACCGCTCCAGCACGATAAGGTAGCAGCCCGAGGAGGAGTTTCTAAACtatttgctgaattttaaactctaaaaatatttggttaacGACTCCTGGACAAAGGTATGAATATGAGCTGAAGTTAGCATTTCCCTGCAGTCACCTGATTGGCTTTGGTGTGAAGGTAGGCGTTCTCCGATTAGTCGGTCTGGACTTACATGCTGTTGACCTGCTGAGCCGGTCCCTGGATCTGGCCGATCACCGTCCCCTGTCGGGTGTTCTTCACCCAGCCGCCCAGTCCCAGAGCGCGGCCCTGATCCTCGGTGTACTGGGAACCAGAACACAGTCGGTCTGTCAGCCAGTAGCTGACTGGGTCTGAGTCACCTGCAGGAACATTGATCGCTATCGATCAGCTTGattaataaatcaatacatGATCTCTGACCATCACCTGCAGcactgagatgtttttttcctcagtgtctGAGCCGAATGAAGGAGAGAAGACAGAAGAGCCATCATGTAGAGATGTTTGCATGCTAAAGAAAGGAGGTTTTAGAAAAGTGATGTCATGGTCTGAGatgcaggaagtgatgtcagagATCACCTGTCTTCCATACCTTGGGAATCTTTTAGGGTTCTTCATATTTGTGACTGACTGAGCTTGGATTCCTCCAGCTATTCTTTTTCTGTATAAATTTAATTCAACCTATTGGTAACAAGTTCTTATTTGATAAAGATTTGCTTATGAACTGAACCTGCTGCTGAATTTGTCCTTCATGAATAAAAGTGTTTGAGGGATGTTCTATACAGGAAGTGAGCTTAAAGTCGCTCGCATCTGAATTCGTTTCAGCTTTAGCCTGTTTTATATTCCAAGAGTAATCGGGTTTCACTCCGCAGCGCCTCCTGGTGGGCTCTGGACCGAGGAACCCCCAGGACCGGCTCGCCGTTCTCTGGGTGACCCTGCTTCTGAGGCTGCcgcccgacccgacccgacccgacccgacccgaccgaGGGATGATCCATCTGACTGAACAGCCAGCAGACACATTTTCCCCTCACATGAAATGTGATCTTTAACGGCGTGTGGCCTGAAGGACGACGTCCACCAGCTTCTGATCTTGAAGacgttaaaataaaattattttctctcgttgagtaaatagaaataatttgattCTGACCTGAGAAGTTCGGTCTGATTTCACGTCAGACGGTGAGGAACGCCGGTGTATGAAAACTTCTGGTTGAACCTCCATGATGCGCAGGGCAGCAGAGGTTCTGACCCAACCCGGTTTTTTTggcttctgcttcttctgcccGACGTCAAACAGTCAGTAAGACTCTGGAAGCCATGGCAACGCCGAGTCCCGATGCTCGGAGCTCACCGGGTCAGAACCCGGTCAGAACATTTCCTAACCCAATGAGTTTCTGCTCCTGCTGGAGCGAACAGAACCACGGTGACACCGGAACAGAACCACGCCCAGGTTCTGGTTTTGGCCGTAATCAGATTGTAAAAACCATGAATGTGACCTGAGGTTGgactgcagctttttatttgacctttaacctttaggTAAGACTGGGTCGATGGCCGTAGCGACTCCAGATCATCTGATCAATTTCATTGATTGTATTTTGTTCTCTTGTATTTTTTCCAGTTCTgatgttttcagatttgaatTAAAAAGGTGAAACGTCGTCATGGAGAAACTCACCATCCTGAAGCAAACACCTGGATGGACAGCACAGAGTCGGTCACAAAGCTGCACAAACTCGTCATGTATGACATCACAGGTCATGTGACTCACCCTGCACATTCCCGAAAATCTCAAAGTCGACTGAAATCAGTTTCTCCTCAGACATGACGAAGCGAAAGCCACAGAATATcagaacacagagcagcagcatggCGCAGCTATTTTTATCCTGAAACGTCTCCCAGACCGTCTTCCTGCTACagccttcacaataaaagcatcaaagaTCAGTATTTTACTCTAAAGGTCTCAGAAACCCGACAAGTCAGAGAGAAGAGATGAAAATCTAGAGGAGAAAAAACTCACCGAgtttcaaacaaatattttaaggaagaaatatttcagatcaagTCGAGCCGGAAAATATCCACCATCAAATGAGTTTGATCCACCAGCTGATCAAATCCACCTGATTCTTCTGATCTCTAAATGATTTCTGCTCCAAGCTTCAGATTCATGTGTTCATATGTGGATGGATGAAACCAGTTTTGTTCCTTCAGTTTCGGTTCAATGTCTTATTTCTGATGTTTCCCCAACATTTGAGCCGAACCTTCAGGACTGAATGTtgatcggatcgttcctgatcGATCAGTCTACTTCTGATTGTCAGAACATTTCCTTTGGTTTTTCAGAAGGAGGCAACATGATTTCCTGTATTTGATgcagtttaattgtttttcctGGTATTATAAGTTTACATAGTCAGAACATGAACTGGCCTTTTGACACTCGGCCTGATGGACCTGGGGTCAGACTTCCCATTTCAGCTGTCGAGTCGTTGGACGAGGAATTCATGCTCCAATTTCTACTCTGGTTGGCGAGATAAAGAACCGATTTTATAAAACCTGACATGAAATTAAATTCTTTAAACTAGAACCGTCTCAACTTCTGATTCTTTCAGCCCTTCTTGTCCAGACGTCCCGTCAGGTTCatggattttattcatttttagtttttaatttgattttctacattttatttccatttaaaacatttactaaactcaagtaatttaaatatgtgCTGGTCTTTAGATGTTAAAATGAAGGGGTCCCAGTCAGACCAGCGCTCTGAACAGGAAGGACACGGCGGCTCCGGTAGCCAATCCCAGAGCCAGGAAGAACGCCATGATGGCTCCGGCAGTTTCCGCTTCGTGAGGAAGAACGTTCCTGCAGAACGAcagaatttacccagaattcaaTAGcctgttgtcatggaaacggAGCGCCTGCGTCCGCTAGcttgtgttttgctgctttcttACTTCGGTCCGTAGCACATGCAGAGGCTGGCCAGGTAGCCGTTGCTGAAGGCGAAGATGAGCATGAAGGCGATGAAGAAGCCGTCGTGATGGAAGAAGACGGGCAGATGGAGGCGGGGCTGGACGTTGCACAGCATGAAGAGAGGTACGAAGACAACGCGAGCCAAGATGGCCGCCGGCAGCACCGGGCTGTCTTTACCTGGCTGCACAAACGCCTCGTCAGATCCGACCGGCGGCCGCTCGCCGACCGGAGATCGTCGGCCAATCAGAAACTCACCCACATGCAGACGGCGGTCAGGCTCCGCCCAGTCCAGTCGCTCAGGTTGAagagcaggaagcagctgaCGGGGACGAAGTAGCGCTCTGCGCCGGAAACACGGAGAAAACACGGAGCGTCATCAGAGGCGGCAGGCAGACCTCATGCAGCCAACATGGAGGACTGACCCCAGGTTCCTCCGTCGGCCAGCGTGGATCGCG harbors:
- the acyp2 gene encoding acylphosphatase-2 isoform X3; translated protein: MLLLCVLIFCGFRFVMSEEKLISVDFEIFGNVQGVCFRMYTEDQGRALGLGGWVKNTRQGTVIGQIQGPAQQVNSMKLWLKNVGSPSSRIDRAVFSNERDISKLEVQGFSTRY
- the acyp2 gene encoding acylphosphatase-2 isoform X4 codes for the protein MCRYTEDQGRALGLGGWVKNTRQGTVIGQIQGPAQQVNSMKLWLKNVGSPSSRIDRAVFSNERDISKLEVQGFSTRY
- the acyp2 gene encoding acylphosphatase-2 isoform X1, producing MKNPKRFPRYGRQVISDITSCISDHDITFLKPPFFSMQTSLHDGSSVFSPSFGSDTEEKNISVLQYTEDQGRALGLGGWVKNTRQGTVIGQIQGPAQQVNSMKLWLKNVGSPSSRIDRAVFSNERDISKLEVQGFSTRY
- the acyp2 gene encoding acylphosphatase-2 isoform X2 yields the protein MLLLCVLIFCGFRFVMSEEKLISVDFEIFGNVQGDSDPVSYWLTDRLCSGSQYTEDQGRALGLGGWVKNTRQGTVIGQIQGPAQQVNSMKLWLKNVGSPSSRIDRAVFSNERDISKLEVQGFSTRY